From a region of the Oscarella lobularis chromosome 7, ooOscLobu1.1, whole genome shotgun sequence genome:
- the LOC136188783 gene encoding protein cornichon homolog 1-like, whose translation MWFEAGICIVVAVLDIALIFFMVWNIICFDELKTDFRNPVDLCNSLNPLVLPEYLIHVILSILLVAGGYWLTFVLNVPLVCYHAHRYLRRPRMSVRGLYDPTEVMNMSEMKKNQFEGWIKLVAYLICFFFYLFNVLYVFLSAD comes from the exons ATGTGGTTCGAAGCAGGAATTtgtatcgtcgtcgccgttctcgacATAGCGCTTATATTTTTTATGGTCTGGAAC ATCATCTGCTTCGACGAACTCAAGACGGACTTTCGAAATCCCGTCGATCTGTGCAATTCGCTGAATCCG CTCGTTCTTCCCGAATACCTCATCCACGTGATTCTGTCCATCCTGCTCGTCGCCGGAGGCTATTGGCTCACCTTCGTTCTCAACGTGCCGCTTGTCTGCTATCATGCACACCG ATACTTGCGTCGACCCAGAATGAGTGTTCGCGGTCTATACGATCCAACAGAAGTGATGAACATGAgtgaaatgaagaagaatcaGTTTGAAGGATGGATAAAGCTCGTCGCCTATCTtatctgcttcttcttctatttaTTCAA TGTCCTCTACGTCTTTTTATCTGCTGATTGA
- the LOC136188784 gene encoding glia maturation factor gamma-like, giving the protein MAAPKVCDMDPELKEKLKKFRFRKAKNNAAIIMKIDPKNLIVKIDEEHEDMTLEEVAEELPERQPRYVAYSCELNHGDGRISYPLCFIFVSPEGCKPETMMMYAGSKLNVINEGKFTKDFELREKEEMTNAWLKDRLLAK; this is encoded by the exons GCCGCTCCCAAAGTATGCGACATGGATCCTGAACTGAAagagaagctgaagaaattTCGATTTCGCAAAGCAAAGAACAACGCCGCAATCATTA TGAAAATCGATCCGAAAAACCTGATCGTCAAAATAGACGAAGAACACGAA gaCATGACTCTTGAGGAAGTCGCCGAAGAGCTACCCGAACGCCAACCGAGATACGTTGCATATAGTTGTGAACTAAATCACGGCGATGGCCGAATTTCGTATCCTCTCTGCTTCATATTTGTCAGTCCAGAGG gaTGCAAACCGGAAACAATGATGATGTACGCCGGATCGAAGTTGAATGTCATCAATGAGGGAAAGTTCACGAAAGACTTCGAAttgcgagagaaagaagaaatgacCAACGCGTGGTTGAAGGACAGGCTTCTTGCAAAATGA